ATATTATTGCTGAACATCTTCTCTCTCTTGGACATAAGCATATTACTTATATCTGTACACCGATCCGCCCAAAAGAGATTGGCCGGATCCATCGTCTTGCTGGGCTGCGTTCTTGTTTTAAAGATCATGGTCTTGATCCAGAATGGGTGGAGGTAAAATCTCCTACGATTGCTGCTTACGGAAGATATTCTGCGGATAATTCTGAATATCAAAACGGATATGATATGGCTTCTCAAGCTTTAGATGAACATACTTCTTCCACTGCTTTTGTGGGGAATAATGATATGACGGCTTTTGGTATCATGGCTGCGATCTCTGATCATGGATTCCGTGTTCCTCATGATTACTCTGTCTGTGGATTTGACAACATTCCTTTATCTTCCATGCCTCAGATTGCTTTAACTACGATCGAACATGCTTCTTTGGCAAAAGGTCGTGAAGCTGTGGATATTATATATAAGAAGAACACGCAGAAAAATATCTCTGCCAAACATCATTATATTATGCGAATGGAATATGAACCTGAACTGATTGTTCGTAATTCTACTGGGAAATGCAAAATAACAAACAAAACAAAAGAATGTCACAACATCTCCTGAAAAATATGACATTAGTATGCATTGATTTTCATACACTCTGTACGTTATCATATAACCATGATAAACGTTTATGAGTAACAAATAAGGAGGGCGCATGGCCAGCAAACTTCTAAGTAATGAATTCCAGAAACACATTTGTCTGGATTATGAATGTACTACAATTGAAGAAGCAATCCACAAAGCAGGTGATCTCTTAGTTCAAGTCGGATGTGTAAAACCACCCTACATTAATGGTATGATCCGGCGAGAACAAGAAACTTCCACTGATATCGGATTGGGGG
The sequence above is drawn from the Anaerostipes hadrus ATCC 29173 = JCM 17467 genome and encodes:
- a CDS encoding LacI family DNA-binding transcriptional regulator codes for the protein MGKRNKVTTRDIAEYTGVSQSTVSMILSNKPHVSFSKETIDKVRQGAKELGYKKPVAGVKKKEQALAKSIIVICPLLSNGYYSMIIHSITERAKDYGYTVFTVSTLRDVSQEELYLNLLSGFELAGVISLYPPTKIAQANALSKQVPVVSIGDKPDACRFDAVELDSKKPGYIIAEHLLSLGHKHITYICTPIRPKEIGRIHRLAGLRSCFKDHGLDPEWVEVKSPTIAAYGRYSADNSEYQNGYDMASQALDEHTSSTAFVGNNDMTAFGIMAAISDHGFRVPHDYSVCGFDNIPLSSMPQIALTTIEHASLAKGREAVDIIYKKNTQKNISAKHHYIMRMEYEPELIVRNSTGKCKITNKTKECHNIS